The genomic DNA GAAGGTGGGCGCCGGGAAGCCCTGGCCCCAGACCTGCTGCTCCAGCAGCGAGACGAATTCCGGGCTGAAGCAGGCATCCTCGATGTCGCCATCGGTCTCGATCACCCGCGCCAGCTGCTCGTCGCTCAGCCATTCGCGCCCCACGGCCTCGAACGCTTCCATGAACTGCCCGAAGCTGTCGGCGCCGAGGGTCAGGCCGGCCGCCATGGCGTGGCCGCCAAACTTCTTCAGCAGGCCGGGATGGCGCTTGGACACCAGGTCCAGCGCATCGCGCAGGTGAAAGCCCGGGATCGAGCGGCCCGAGCCCTTGATCGTGTCCTCGTCGCCCGGCGCGAAGGTGATGGTGGGGCGGTGGTATTTTTCCTTGAGCCGCGAGGCCACGATGCCGATCACGCCCTGGTGCCAGGTGTCGTTGAAGACGCTGACGGTAAAGCGCGCGGCCGGGTCCAGCGCGCCCAGTGGGCCTTCCAGGATCTGCAAGGCTTCCTGCTGCATGCCGGCTTCGATGTCGCGCCGCTCGCGGTTCATGCCGTCGAGTTCCTGGGCGATCTCCCAGGCGCGGTTGGCGTCATCGGTCAGCAGGCATTCGATGCCTAGCGACATGTCGGCCAGCCGCCCGGCGGCGTTCAGGCGCGGGCCCACGCCAAAGCCCAGGTCGAAGGTATTGGCGCGCGTGGCCTCGCGCCCGGCGGCGCGGAACAGCGCGGCCACGCCGGCGTGCATGCGTCCGGCGCGCATGCGCTTCAAGCCCTGCGCCACCAGGATGCGGTTGTTGCTGTCGAGCTTGACCACGTCGGCGACCGTGCCCAGCGCAACCAGGTCGAGCAGGGTGTCCAGGCGCGGCTGGGTCTGCGCGTCGAACACGCCGCGGCGGCGCAGTTCGGCACGCAAGGCCAGCAGCACGTAGAACATCACGCCCACGCCTGCCAGGTTCTTGCTGGGGAATTCGCAGCCGGGCTGGTTGGGATTGACGATCACCGCCGCGTCGGGCAACTGGTCGCCGGGCAAGTGGTGGTCGGTCACTACCACGTCGATGCCGAGCGCATTGGCCGCCGCCACGCCGTCGACGCTGGCAATGCCGTTGTCCACTGTCACGATCACGTCCGGCTGCTGCTTCGCGGCCAGCGCGACGATCTCCGGGGTCAGGCCGTAGCCGTACTCGAAGCGGTTGGGCACGATGTAGTCGATGCGCGCCCCCAGCATGCGCAGGCCGCGCACGCCCACCGCGCAGGCGGTGGCGCCGTCGCAGTCATAGTCGGCCACGATCAGCAGGCGCCGGCCGGCGGCGATGGCGTCGGCAAGGTAGGTGGCCGCGTGGTCGATGCCTTTCATGGCCGCCGGCGGCACCAGGCCGGGCAGCTCGGTGGCGAGCTCGGCCGGCTCGCGCACGCCACGTGCCGACAGGATGCGCGCCAGCGTGGGATGCAGGCCGAACCCGGCCAGCTTGCCGGCGTGCTCGGCGGAAAAAGAGCGAACAGCGATTTTTGTCATTGCGGGGTCTTGCGGAAAACCAGGTGATCGGGCGGCATATCAGGCGGCATAAGCCAGGTCGGACAGCAGCGCGCGCCAGTCGCCGCGCTGCCCCAGGCCGCGCCAGAACTTGCGCAGGTCGGCGCGGCGGACGGTGAACTCGGCGTAGTGATTGTCGCCAGACAGCATCAGCGTGAGCGCCTGCAACTGCCCGCCTTCGAGGGCGGCCAGGGCGGGCGCGAACCATTCGGCGTCGAGCGTGTGCATGCGCTCGATCCACAGGCCCCAGTCCTGGGCGATATAAGACTCGATGGCGTCCTCCAGCAGCACCATGGCGCTGCCCTGCATGCCTTCGACGGCCTTGAAGCGGGGCGGCAGGGGCTGGCATGCGGCGCCGCCGGCCAGCGCCAGGCCGCGCACGAAGGCGTCGCCGGTCAGTACCGTGTCGGCCAGGCGCGGCACCGGTTGCAGGGTGCCGCCGCCGTGGAGCCAGACCGAATTGACGGAAAACTCCCCGGCAGCTTCCCTGGCCTGGTTCACCGGATGGTCGTGCCAGGTCATCTGGATCTCGTTCTGGATCCGGCGCCAGTCGCGCGCGCGCTCACCGGCCTGCATCCACACGTCGATGTTGCGGCCGGTGGCGCGCAGGGGCTGGCGGCGACAAGCGGCCCGAACACGGCTTGCGGGATGTACCAGCGCGCCGGATGCGGTGTTTCAAGCACAATGCCGGATTCCTGCAGCAGCGCCGCCACCGCGGCATGCAGGGCGGCGGACTCCTCTGCCCGGATATGCAGCTGGGCCGGGTCCATCAGCACCAGGTGGTCGCGCGCGGCATGGATATGCACCGGCTGCAGGCAGGCCCAGGCCTGGCCATCGTCCGCGGCGGCGCCCGTGCCGGCGGCGGTCATGTCGGCCAGGCGCATGTACGGGGCGCTGGGCACACGGGCTGTGTCGAGCCCGGCACGCCCGGCCAGCCAGCGCTCATGCGGCAGCGCGCGCAGGAAGGGGTCGTCGTGCCGCTCGCGCGGGCCGGGGCTGGCGCGCGTGAGCAACTTTCCCAGCGCCGGCAACTCCAACTGCCGCAGCAGGGCTTCGAGCATGGCGTCGTTGCCACCGCCGTCGGCGTCGATCGCGGCGCCGGGCGGGACAGAAAAGGGCACAATCAGGGTCAGGTGCGTCATCATGGTGCCGAGATTGTAAACTTGCGGCTGGCCGGCGGCGGAAATATCGTCCCCGGCCCGGTTGCGACAGTGGCGCGGGCGGCGCCTCGGGTGCGCGGCCGGCAAGCCATCAGCGGCGTTGGCGGTGTGGCGCCGGCGTTTCTCCTTAACAACAGGAACCCTCTTGAACTTTCCTTACGAGTGGCAGATCGGTTGGCGATACACCCGCGCAAGCAAGCGCGCCAGCCGCAACACCTTTATTTCCTTTATCTCGATGATTTCCATGCTCGGCATCGCGCTGGGCGTGGCGGCGCTGATCGTGGTGCTGTCGGTGATGAACGGCTTCCAGAAAGAAGTGCGCGATCGCATGCTCTCGGTGCTGTCGCACATCGAGGTGGTCGGCCCCGGGGCGCTGCCCGACTGGCAGAAGACCGCCGCCGAGGCGATGCGCAACAAGGAAGTGATCGGTGCCGCGCCCTATGTGGCCGCGCAGGCCATGCTGACCCGCGAGGATGCCGTGCGCGGCGTGCTGTTGCGCGGGGTCGAGCCTTCGGAAGAACCCAAGGTTTCCGATATCGGCAAGCAGTTCCGGGGCGGCAGCATGGATGGCCTGCTTCCGGGCGAATTCGGCATCGCTCTCGG from Cupriavidus sp. D39 includes the following:
- the recJ gene encoding single-stranded-DNA-specific exonuclease RecJ gives rise to the protein MTKIAVRSFSAEHAGKLAGFGLHPTLARILSARGVREPAELATELPGLVPPAAMKGIDHAATYLADAIAAGRRLLIVADYDCDGATACAVGVRGLRMLGARIDYIVPNRFEYGYGLTPEIVALAAKQQPDVIVTVDNGIASVDGVAAANALGIDVVVTDHHLPGDQLPDAAVIVNPNQPGCEFPSKNLAGVGVMFYVLLALRAELRRRGVFDAQTQPRLDTLLDLVALGTVADVVKLDSNNRILVAQGLKRMRAGRMHAGVAALFRAAGREATRANTFDLGFGVGPRLNAAGRLADMSLGIECLLTDDANRAWEIAQELDGMNRERRDIEAGMQQEALQILEGPLGALDPAARFTVSVFNDTWHQGVIGIVASRLKEKYHRPTITFAPGDEDTIKGSGRSIPGFHLRDALDLVSKRHPGLLKKFGGHAMAAGLTLGADSFGQFMEAFEAVGREWLSDEQLARVIETDGDIEDACFSPEFVSLLEQQVWGQGFPAPTFCGEFNVLRQSVLKGKHLKLQLGRGSQRFDAIWFNHADSLGASALVAYRLDNNTFNGITRVQMVIEHAQ